From Portunus trituberculatus isolate SZX2019 chromosome 50, ASM1759143v1, whole genome shotgun sequence, the proteins below share one genomic window:
- the LOC123499484 gene encoding uncharacterized protein LOC123499484 has translation MLSAAFTPLEKLYGNYIPNSSFEYLRIKSTFVEVMPRDEKQTFAQPHYAHTYDGETKVKGNTSKEQEFTKVPPYRKKSLNAEHTGWGTFTSPSTQQETDALLLARRSVTVIEHLEATTTTLLAPIICLQMLLECILNVTYMMCILPEDAKEISLNLMYICASMLKIYLLLTAPEDYRRMCAKIRKNLRLWSLHVTSPFLQDKIRDTRGELAESSMAVADMFGFFHLGRHCILPAGSLMATYFVILLQLRLSEGNSAQYNAFGSIFDNFIINSTTQ, from the exons atgctgtcAGCCGCCTTTACTCCTCTAGAGAAGCTTTACGGCAACTATATTCCCAATTCTTCTTTTGAGTACCTTCGTATAAAATCAACCTTCGTGGAGGTGATGCCGCGGGACGAGAAACAAACATTTGCACAGCCACATTACGCACACACATATGATGGAGAgacaaaagtaaaaggaaacacatcTAAGGAACAAGAATTCACGAAAGTACCTCCATATCGCAAAAAGTCACTGAATGCTGAACATACTGGCTGGGGAACCTTTACTTCTCCCTCCACCCAGCAAGAAACAGACGCGCTTCTCCTAGCGCGACGCAGCGTCACAGTCATAGAACACCTGGAGGCAACAACCACAACCCTGCTTGCCCCAATTATCTGTTTACAAATGTTGTTAGAGTGCATATTAAATGTCACCTACATGATGTGCATCCTGCCAGAAGACGCAAAAGAGATTAGTTTGAATCTGATGTACATTTGTGCTTCAATGTTAAAGATATATCTCTTGCTGACTGCTCCAGAAGACTACCGAAGGATG TGTGCCAAGATACGTAAGAATCTTCGTCTCTGGAGTCTACATgtcacctctccctttctccaagACAAG ATACGAGACACGCGAGGTGAGCTGGCGGAGAGCAGCATGGCAGTGGCGGACATGTTTGGCTTCTTTCACCTTGGACGCCATTGCATTCTGCct GCGGGGAGTCTGATGGCGACATACTTCGTCATCCTTCTCCAGCTTCGCCTCTCCGAGGGCAACTCGGCACAATATAATGCCTTTGGTTCAATTTTCGACAATTTCATTATAAACTCCACCACACAGTGA